The following is a genomic window from Candidatus Margulisiibacteriota bacterium.
TCAACGCCGCGGTCATGCCCGCCGCCGAAAGCTGTTCGCCCTTACTGATAAAATACGGTTCCTCGGCAAAGCTGTCAGTATAATCATTGGCCATAAACATATACCCCCTGTAAAAGTAATAAAACGCGCTTAAATTATAGCAAATTTTTATAGTAAGTCAATATTGATATTGTATCACAATAAAAATAATAGTTCAGAGAAGCTAGAGTAAAGTATTCGCCAGAGGTGAACACATGGACAAACCCAATACCGAGAAAGAGTTAAAGACCTGTATCAGCACCAAACTCCAACAAATCCGTAAAGCTAACGGCTACAGCATTGAGAAAATGGCCGAAACGCTTTCCCTCGACTACAGCGTTTTTTACCATATCCTCAACGGCGCGTACCTGCCGCGTCTCACCACACTCTGGCAAATTTCCAGGATTTATAATATTCCGCTGGCGGATTGGTTCAGCAATGTAACCTTTGAGCAAAAAACAGTTTCGGACAAAAAGAGTTTGGAGTTTT
Proteins encoded in this region:
- a CDS encoding helix-turn-helix domain-containing protein, which translates into the protein MDKPNTEKELKTCISTKLQQIRKANGYSIEKMAETLSLDYSVFYHILNGAYLPRLTTLWQISRIYNIPLADWFSNVTFEQKTVSDKKSLEFSVLNNFRKLDNPTKVLVAKIIRKFTSKKIRANKARNR